One Psychrobacillus glaciei genomic region harbors:
- a CDS encoding SpoIIE family protein phosphatase encodes MTILMVDDNSVNLFVIENILKKAGYEHCHPLNSADELFQYLRIDEKEAPVPKVDLILLDIMMPKIDGIEACRRIQQEDRLKEIPIIFLTALNDSKNLVEAFEVGGSDYVTKPIDKLEFLARIRVALRLKHEKDRNKEQEEKMQRDLQLAMQVQGSLLNDSILDEFLSIQKYHQPSDNLAGDMYHWHKFSNHRYGIILFDIMGHGISASLVSMFISSVLRDAMKNLEDPILVIKELNRYMTSLHNKNDLNYYFTGIYIIIDTEKKEIEYVNAGHPPGFLRIDGKHLLTLERGACAVGLFDEIHVKKSTVSYKNNIQLLLYTDGILESEAVDELETIEKLQMLTMQDWKDKDSLFKAMLSDIDQSKQKDDICLLMIKTV; translated from the coding sequence ATGACAATCCTAATGGTGGACGATAATTCTGTAAACTTATTTGTAATTGAAAATATCCTAAAAAAAGCAGGCTATGAACATTGTCATCCTTTAAACTCTGCAGATGAGCTATTCCAATACCTTCGCATTGATGAAAAAGAAGCTCCCGTACCTAAAGTAGACCTTATACTATTAGATATCATGATGCCGAAAATTGATGGGATTGAAGCATGCCGTCGAATTCAACAGGAGGATAGGCTAAAAGAAATACCTATTATTTTTCTAACTGCACTAAATGATTCTAAAAATCTTGTAGAAGCTTTTGAGGTTGGTGGTTCTGATTATGTAACAAAACCAATTGATAAGCTAGAATTTTTAGCACGAATTCGGGTTGCCCTAAGACTGAAACATGAAAAAGATCGAAATAAAGAACAAGAAGAAAAGATGCAGAGAGATTTACAACTTGCTATGCAAGTACAAGGTAGTCTTTTGAATGACTCTATATTGGATGAATTTTTGAGTATTCAAAAATATCATCAACCTTCTGACAATTTAGCAGGTGATATGTATCACTGGCATAAGTTTAGTAATCATCGCTACGGTATTATCCTATTTGATATTATGGGACATGGTATTAGCGCTTCTCTTGTAAGTATGTTCATTTCTTCCGTCCTAAGAGATGCTATGAAAAACTTAGAAGATCCTATACTAGTGATCAAAGAACTAAATCGTTATATGACTTCATTGCATAATAAAAACGATTTAAACTATTATTTTACTGGAATATATATAATTATTGACACAGAGAAAAAAGAAATAGAATATGTGAACGCAGGTCATCCCCCTGGCTTCTTACGAATTGATGGAAAACATCTTCTTACCTTGGAAAGAGGAGCATGTGCAGTCGGATTATTTGATGAAATTCATGTAAAAAAATCCACTGTTTCCTATAAGAATAACATTCAGCTTCTCCTCTATACGGACGGCATATTGGAGTCAGAAGCGGTTGATGAATTGGAAACAATAGAAAAATTACAGATGCTAACTATGCAAGATTGGAAAGATAAAGATAGTCTTTTCAAAGCAATGTTGAGTGATATTGATCAATCTAAACAAAAAGATGATATATGCTTACTAATGATAAAAACAGTATAA
- a CDS encoding 3-hydroxybutyrate dehydrogenase yields MEGKVLFITGAARGIGFDIAKAFSNAGANVVISDLSHEAIDEAVVRMNGSVKGIVCDVTIEEDIRKAIQFTIETFGRIDILVNNAGMQHVSMIEDFPTEKFELLIKIMLTSPFIAIKHALPQMKKQGFGRIINMASINGVIGFAGKAAYNSAKHGVIGLTKVAALETAVDGVTVNAICPGYVDTALVRNQFEDLAKTRNIQVEQVLEEVLYPLVPQKRLLDIKEITDLALYIASDSARGMTGQAIILDGGYTAQ; encoded by the coding sequence ATGGAGGGAAAAGTATTATTCATTACTGGAGCGGCCAGGGGAATAGGCTTTGATATTGCAAAAGCATTTTCTAATGCAGGTGCAAATGTAGTTATATCCGACTTATCACATGAAGCAATTGATGAAGCGGTTGTTAGAATGAACGGCAGTGTTAAAGGAATCGTATGTGACGTAACAATAGAAGAAGACATTCGAAAAGCAATCCAGTTCACGATCGAAACATTTGGAAGAATAGATATTTTGGTGAATAATGCAGGTATGCAACACGTGTCAATGATTGAAGATTTCCCTACAGAGAAGTTTGAATTACTTATAAAAATTATGTTAACTTCACCATTTATAGCAATCAAACACGCATTACCTCAAATGAAGAAACAAGGATTTGGACGAATTATTAATATGGCGTCGATTAATGGCGTTATTGGATTTGCAGGAAAAGCTGCTTACAACTCAGCCAAACATGGGGTAATAGGATTAACAAAAGTAGCTGCACTTGAAACAGCGGTTGATGGCGTAACAGTGAATGCAATTTGCCCTGGTTATGTAGACACTGCACTCGTGCGGAATCAATTCGAAGATTTAGCCAAAACTCGAAATATCCAAGTGGAACAGGTGCTGGAAGAGGTTCTGTATCCGCTTGTTCCGCAAAAGAGATTGCTTGATATTAAAGAAATTACGGATTTGGCATTATACATTGCAAGTGATTCTGCAAGGGGTATGACAGGACAAGCAATTATTTTGGATGGTGGTTATACTGCTCAATAA
- a CDS encoding YecA family protein, translated as MVGRNDSCPCGSGKKYKKCCESKETITIEEVQIEELERILQTFYDEYPERKDLSDFSELVKTWSEPLKHYLDQEMIEAIVMDEFFFHHKKEIWEGYLEKQRKKVVRPSTLRVLEQWDGPRVFIGEVAEVEDTYMTVTDILTEEIIQLRRESEKPVPVGMHVYCFILPDGTFIENQYLAISSLVFFPTDHKELFVNFAKRFKSQNEQLVQEFVKENGIDLWRVLGENGYEGGEYTFFEAGVLQVAMDFLVKHNRAYNDLIEIVEDYLFEQQPNARKEVAIAAGAIRFGQETGLFEPLEMTVKEISEAFNVSTTSLNKYYHDLVLYYERTK; from the coding sequence GTGGTAGGACGTAATGATTCTTGTCCATGCGGTAGTGGAAAGAAGTATAAAAAATGTTGTGAGTCGAAAGAGACCATTACAATAGAAGAAGTTCAAATTGAAGAGCTAGAACGTATATTACAAACATTTTATGATGAGTATCCAGAAAGAAAAGATCTATCCGATTTCTCGGAGTTAGTGAAAACATGGAGTGAACCGTTAAAACATTACTTGGATCAAGAAATGATTGAAGCCATTGTAATGGATGAATTCTTTTTCCATCATAAAAAAGAAATTTGGGAAGGTTATTTAGAAAAACAACGGAAGAAAGTGGTGCGTCCTTCTACTTTAAGAGTATTAGAGCAATGGGATGGACCACGTGTTTTTATCGGTGAAGTTGCTGAGGTAGAAGACACTTATATGACGGTTACGGATATTTTGACGGAGGAGATTATTCAATTAAGACGTGAAAGTGAAAAGCCAGTCCCAGTTGGTATGCATGTTTATTGTTTCATTTTGCCTGATGGAACATTTATAGAAAACCAATACTTAGCTATTTCTAGCTTAGTATTCTTCCCGACAGATCATAAAGAGTTGTTTGTGAATTTTGCAAAACGATTTAAGTCACAAAATGAACAATTAGTTCAAGAATTTGTGAAGGAAAACGGAATAGATCTTTGGCGCGTACTTGGAGAAAACGGCTATGAAGGTGGGGAGTATACTTTCTTCGAAGCAGGTGTTCTACAAGTTGCTATGGATTTCTTAGTAAAACATAATCGTGCATATAATGACTTAATAGAAATAGTGGAAGATTATCTATTCGAACAACAACCCAATGCCCGTAAAGAAGTGGCAATTGCTGCTGGGGCAATTCGCTTTGGACAAGAAACTGGTTTATTTGAACCTTTAGAAATGACGGTTAAAGAAATTTCCGAGGCTTTTAATGTATCCACAACATCTTTAAATAAATATTACCATGATTTAGTTTTATATTATGAGAGAACAAAATAA